A genome region from Gossypium hirsutum isolate 1008001.06 chromosome A04, Gossypium_hirsutum_v2.1, whole genome shotgun sequence includes the following:
- the LOC107949339 gene encoding probable disease resistance protein At1g61300 isoform X2: MEYVEPGVGIANCLGPPVCKYLKYHRKLNDYVRNFGRIRDELNCKMKDIELQLKAELLSPRGTIPKQGVENWLKDAKEMIAEAQDVENKVSNGRYLCRAWNGKLVDEKTREMKEFLDKAPNASEALAIDGPSGGLPLPTSELVGEEAARKEIWACLMQEEVKKIGVWGMGGVGKTTIMKHIYNDLLKEQRFERVIWVTISKEFNVMKVQDDTASALKLKEDLAMEGDKLRRAAILSEMLKKVGKHVLILDDVWDEVSLEEVGIPEPSDSNGCKLVLTTRSEHVCKYMGCMVIKVKSLSEQQALTLFLSKVGPNIVQNQTLMPILRLVVEECAGLPLTIVVVAGTFKGEEDPLIGKNALRELKERIEKVEGVEAKVIERLKFSFDHLKDEKVKYCFLHCALFPEDFEIRNNELIECWI, from the coding sequence ATGGAATACGTAGAGCCTGGTGTTGGCATTGCAAATTGTCTTGGACCTCCCGTTTGTAAATACTTGAAATATCACAGAAAGCTAAATGATTATGTGAGAAACTTCGGGAGGATCAGagatgaattgaattgtaaaatgaaAGACATAGAGCTGCAATTGAAAGCAGAGCTTCTTTCTCCTCGGGGGACGATACCAAAACAGGGAGTTGAAAATTGGTTGAAAGATGCGAAAGAGATGATTGCGGAAGCACAGGATGTGGAAAATAAAGTCAGTAATGGGAGATATCTCTGTCGTGCTTGGAACGGAAAGCTAGTTGATGAGAAGACTCGAgaaatgaaggaatttcttgataaagCTCCTAATGCCTCTGAAGCTCTTGCCATTGATGGTCCTAGTGGTGGGTTGCCACTGCCAACATCAGAACTAGTTGGGGAGGAAGCTGCCAGAAAAGAGATTTGGGCATGTTTGATGCAAGAGGAGGTAAAAAAGATTGGGGTTTGGGGGATGGGCGGTGTGGGTAAAACCACTATCATGAAGCACATCTACAATGATCTTTTGAAAGAACAAAGATTCGAAAGAGTAATCTGGGTTACCATATCAAAGGAGTTCAATGTAATGAAGGTACAAGATGATACTGCAAGTGCTTTAAAGTTGAAGGAAGATTTGGCCATGGAAGGAGACAAGCTCAGACGAGCTGCAATCTTGTCAGAAATGCTGAAGAAAGTAGGGAAGCATGTTCTAATCCTAGATGATGTGTGGGATGAAGTCTCTCTGGAAGAAGTTGGGATCCCTGAGCCGAGTGACAGCAATGGCTGCAAGTTGGTGTTGACAACCCGTTCGGAGCATGTCTGTAAGTATATGGGTTGCATGGTGATAAAAGTGAAGTCCCTTTCAGAACAACAGGCATTGACACTATTCTTGAGTAAAGTTGGGCCTAACATAGTGCAAAATCAAACTTTAATGCCAATTTTGAGGCTCGTTGTCGAAGAATGTGCGGGTCTGCCTCTTACAATTGTCGTCGTAGCTGGTACATTCAAAGGAGAAGAGGACCCTCTTATTGGGAAAAACGCACTCAGAGAATTGAAAGAGAGAATAGAAAAAGTGGAAGGAGTGGAAGCTAAAGTAATCGAGCGTTTGAAATTTAGCTTCGATCACTTAAAGGACGAGAAAGTGAAATATTGTTTCTTACATTGCGCATTATTTCCTGAAGATTTTGAAATTCGGAACAATGAGCTAATTGAGTGCTGGATTTAA
- the LOC107949339 gene encoding disease resistance protein At4g27190 isoform X1 produces the protein MPCLSVLNLSSTKIKSLRNSISELKNLTTLLLRGCYELKDLPCLSMLQELKKLDLCSTKIEKVPEGMDMLIKLRYLDLQVWTLEEIPAGILPKLVHLQHLSFDVENEKISLKAEELEPLKKVECFTGRFKDISEFNKFIASMQQSKKSLIKYKLQVGSRFMLDWNPEIEKVVTIGEVYNWEGELIMHSIEIQELHILKCDYLRSLVDDNSSFKNVIDLRVCWIRGCEGIECVVSLSSFASSFAHPFQSLEVLYLTDLPKLSALIMKDEGIGSTTTSTLAPSATFSQLKKIQIFKCSSMKTLLPHWLLPNLQNLEKIYVEECDEIVEILGAATSEVEEKGSCALIKFHLPKLRELYLWELPNLKSICSKSGMMVCDSLQVIEVGNCDKLKRIPPFVPYVGHGQPFAYAPPSLTIESRKEWWESLEWDGHPNFKNVLRFNRWREMDYQASMFIRRCKWRMRG, from the exons ATGCCTTGTCTTAGTGTTCTCAATTTGTCCTCTACGAAGATCAAGAGTTTACGAAATTCTATCTCTGAACTAAAGAACCTCACAACATTGTTGCTTCGTGGCTGTTATGAATTAAAAGATCTGCCTTGTCTTTCGATGCTTCAAGAATTGAAGAAGTTGGATCTTTGTTCGACTAAAATTGAGAAAGTCCCTGAAGGCATGGATATGCTGATAAAGCTGAGATATCTTGATCTTCAAGTGTGGACTCTGGAAGAGATACCCGCTGGAATTTTACCAAAACTCGTTCACCTTCAGCACTTGAGTTTTGACGTGGAGAATGAAAAAATAAGTCTAAAAGCAGAGGAGTTGGAACCATTGAAGAAGGTGGAGTGCTTTACTGGACGTTTCAAAGACATCAGTGAATTCAATAAGTTCATTGCCTCAATGCAACAAAGTAAGAAAAGTCTCATCAAGTACAAATTACAGGTGGGCTCACGTTTTATGTTAGATTGGAATCCTGAAATAGAAAAAGTAGTAACAATTGGAGAAGTCTACAATTGGGAAGGTGAGTTAATTATGCACTCAATTGAAATTCAAGAGTTGCATATTTTAAAGTGCGACTATTTGAGAAGCTTAGTCGATGATAATTCTTCCTTCAAAAATGTGATTGACTTAAGGGTTTGTTGGATTCGGGGGTGTGAAGGGATAGAGTGTGTTGTTTCCTTGTCCTCTTTTGCCTCTTCTTTTGCTCATCCATTTCAGAGCCTCGAGGTGTTGTATCTTACTGATCTGCCAAAGTTGAGTGCCCTTATTATGAAAGATGAAGGAATTGGTTCAACAACAACATCAACATTGGCTCCGTCTGCAACCTTTTCTCAACTTAAGAAAATTCAGATATTCAAATGCTCAAGTATGAAAACGTTGCTTCCACATTGGTTGCTTCCAAACCTCCAAAACCTGGAAAAAATTTATGTGGAAGAATGTGATGAGATAGTAGAAATATTGGGAGCAGCAACATCAGAAGTTGAAGAAAAAGGGAGTTGTGCATTAATCAAATTCCATCTTCCCAAATTGAGAGAGTTATACTTGTGGGAATTACCAAATTTGAAGAGCATTTGCAGCAAAAGTGGAATGATGGTTTGTGATTCTCTCCAAGTTATCGAAGTTGGAAATTGTGATAAACTGAAGAgaattcctccatttgttcccTATGTTGGCCATGGGCAGCCATTTGCATATGCTCCACCTTCTCTTACTATCGAGTCAAGGAAAGAATGGTGGGAATCGTTGGAGTGGGATGGCCATCCAAACTTTAAAAATGTTCTTCGCTTCAACCGTTGGAGGGAGATGGACTATCAG gCTAGCATGTTTATCAGAAGATGTAAGTGGCGAATGAGAGGATAG